A section of the Arcobacter roscoffensis genome encodes:
- the rpsF gene encoding 30S ribosomal protein S6: MSKLKHYETMFIVKPTLTEEETQAQIETVKANIAKNGGEVVSCDDMGTKQLAYEIEGNKRGYYFVIYFKGEPTSIKELERNYKFNENIIRFIFIKYENKKEIAAWTKMSDEAAKKAN, from the coding sequence ATGTCAAAATTAAAACATTACGAAACAATGTTTATTGTTAAACCTACTTTAACTGAAGAAGAGACTCAAGCTCAAATTGAAACTGTAAAAGCAAATATTGCTAAAAATGGTGGAGAAGTTGTATCTTGTGACGATATGGGAACTAAGCAATTAGCTTACGAAATTGAAGGAAACAAAAGAGGTTATTACTTTGTAATTTACTTCAAAGGTGAGCCTACAAGTATCAAAGAACTTGAAAGAAACTACAAGTTCAACGAAAACATCATTAGATTTATTTTCATTAAATATGAAAACAAAAAAGAAATCGCTGCATGGACTAAAATGAGCGACGAGGCAGCTAAAAAAGCTAACTAA
- the holA gene encoding DNA polymerase III subunit delta: MYRNEFDNHLKQNKKFNAYMFFGQSTFLVEYYASKILALHGSKEDVEKLYFDDYDFKYAKDKLLQSSLFSDNNILLIKLDKKRPKKEIMELIEACNTNSNSTVIFSCLGDSEFKTMGTYFSDKTNSVSIRMFSPANHEAVKILENEARTLGINYEVSALNHLFFMHKNDLSLCMNDLKKLAVLDVKITSNIINSHCFGIGDVSFEDFLNDLIQGKDISDDLQLLLEEGVNEIYLLSQVTSYVQQLFMISSYARTMGAPNPKEILGFVPPKNIWEKKSKLAINIKPEVFADMMEYLLDIELDFKTSKITNQNLYLQATLRKFTVLFR, translated from the coding sequence ATGTATAGAAACGAATTTGATAATCATTTAAAACAGAATAAAAAATTTAATGCTTATATGTTTTTTGGTCAATCAACTTTTTTAGTTGAATATTATGCTTCTAAAATATTAGCATTACATGGTAGTAAAGAAGACGTAGAAAAACTATATTTTGATGATTACGATTTCAAATATGCAAAAGATAAGCTTTTGCAATCTTCACTATTTTCTGACAATAATATACTTTTAATAAAATTAGATAAAAAAAGACCTAAAAAAGAAATCATGGAGCTTATAGAAGCTTGTAATACAAATAGTAACAGTACAGTTATCTTCTCATGTTTAGGAGATAGCGAATTTAAAACTATGGGAACTTACTTTAGTGATAAAACAAATTCAGTTAGTATTAGAATGTTCTCTCCTGCAAATCATGAAGCTGTAAAAATTTTAGAAAATGAAGCTAGGACTTTGGGTATAAACTATGAAGTTTCTGCTTTAAATCATCTATTTTTTATGCATAAAAATGATTTATCTTTATGTATGAATGATTTAAAAAAACTTGCTGTATTAGATGTAAAAATTACTTCAAATATAATAAATAGCCACTGTTTTGGAATAGGTGATGTATCTTTTGAAGACTTTTTAAATGATTTAATTCAAGGAAAAGATATAAGTGATGATTTACAACTTTTATTAGAAGAGGGTGTAAATGAGATATATCTTTTATCACAAGTAACTTCTTATGTACAACAATTATTTATGATAAGTTCATATGCTAGAACAATGGGTGCTCCAAATCCAAAAGAGATATTAGGTTTTGTTCCTCCAAAAAATATTTGGGAAAAGAAATCAAAATTAGCAATAAATATTAAGCCAGAAGTCTTTGCTGATATGATGGAATATCTACTAGATATTGAACTAGATTTTAAAACTTCAAAAATCACTAATCAAAACTTGTATTTACAAGCAACTCTAAGAAAGTTTACAGTTTTATTTAGATAA
- the fliW gene encoding flagellar assembly protein FliW, with amino-acid sequence MYEITIPLLGFDETKNVKLEKLDDYFSTLILDKENLINFTIVNIKYLQHAAFDFNIEDEILEKMHIRAREDFDIYFSVVLQDPIEKSIVNLVAPILINKRHNLIGQYIIKDKIPKLFTNLRE; translated from the coding sequence ATGTACGAAATTACTATTCCCTTACTGGGATTTGATGAAACTAAAAATGTAAAATTAGAAAAACTAGATGATTATTTTTCAACATTGATTCTTGATAAAGAGAATTTAATCAATTTTACAATAGTAAATATTAAGTATTTACAACATGCCGCTTTTGATTTTAATATTGAAGATGAAATCTTAGAAAAAATGCATATTAGAGCAAGAGAAGATTTTGATATATATTTTTCTGTAGTACTTCAAGATCCTATTGAAAAATCAATAGTAAATCTTGTAGCACCTATCTTAATAAACAAAAGACACAACTTAATAGGTCAATATATTATAAAAGATAAAATACCTAAACTTTTTACAAATTTAAGAGAGTAA
- a CDS encoding RNB domain-containing ribonuclease yields the protein MYSSIFKKILQNKDDFTTDEMIKLEELIEEEIILKQDDKYLLNSKYKVGFIKLQNKRARLKDLSNEHKDISLDFEHLSGAYDGDFVLAKRVFNPRSKVKAKVLRVLDGKDGEVLLYIKDKKFYTIKENIELENKGASKYEEGDVLLVDNKTLDLIKNIGNIKDPKVDEFISLHLYNETVRLEKPLEVNAIMDDEKQRVDLRDLPFCTIDPNSAKDHDDAIYYDEKDAILYVAIADVSYFVKEGSELDKLAFKKSTSVYLPGKVLPMLPNELSEDMCSLKEGVDRYSYVFKMHLDLENKDVKKAELFEAIINSHKKFSYGRIDRVLEGHLDQYNNIEKEIFNYLLPLYDVTKSFRAKRLEKGYDFRTSEFRLKLKNGQLFGIDEEESTASHQLIEECMLLANIQASKKVNSIGIFRIHEEPPFKAISQLVDDVNILGVKVKLKSDVHDTITHIQDKASHSVLSEEIDELIIHAQTQAKYSSRNLGHFGLGFKSYSHFTSPIRRYSDLVLHRMLKSKNTPENIDEICEYISTREREVDKLVWDFEDRKYARWAEKNIGTEIKVKVIDIERNKAVCYDKAKGMKVTLENYKGQILYSKLRVKIKEANVLTKQIIASIKY from the coding sequence TTGTATAGTTCAATATTTAAAAAAATATTACAAAATAAAGATGATTTTACTACTGATGAAATGATTAAGCTAGAAGAGCTTATAGAAGAAGAGATTATACTAAAGCAAGATGATAAATATCTATTAAACTCTAAATATAAAGTAGGTTTTATAAAGCTACAAAACAAAAGAGCAAGATTAAAAGACTTATCTAACGAGCACAAAGATATAAGTTTAGATTTTGAGCACTTATCAGGTGCTTATGATGGAGATTTCGTTTTAGCAAAAAGAGTATTTAATCCTAGAAGTAAAGTCAAAGCAAAAGTATTAAGAGTATTAGATGGTAAAGATGGAGAAGTCCTTCTTTATATAAAAGATAAAAAATTTTATACAATAAAAGAGAATATAGAACTTGAAAACAAAGGTGCTTCAAAATATGAAGAAGGGGATGTTTTATTAGTAGATAATAAAACATTGGATTTAATAAAAAACATTGGAAATATAAAAGATCCAAAAGTTGACGAATTTATATCTTTACATCTTTATAATGAGACAGTAAGACTTGAAAAACCTTTAGAAGTGAATGCTATTATGGATGATGAAAAACAAAGAGTTGATTTAAGAGATTTACCTTTTTGTACAATAGATCCAAATAGTGCAAAAGACCATGATGATGCTATCTATTATGATGAAAAAGATGCAATTTTATATGTAGCAATTGCTGATGTTTCATATTTTGTAAAAGAGGGCAGTGAACTTGATAAGTTAGCCTTTAAAAAATCAACTTCTGTATATCTTCCTGGCAAAGTTTTACCTATGCTTCCAAATGAATTAAGTGAAGATATGTGTTCATTAAAAGAAGGAGTTGATAGGTACTCTTATGTTTTTAAAATGCATTTAGATTTAGAGAATAAAGATGTAAAAAAAGCAGAACTTTTTGAAGCTATTATTAACTCTCATAAGAAGTTTTCATATGGAAGAATTGATAGGGTTTTAGAAGGACATCTTGATCAGTATAATAATATAGAGAAAGAAATTTTTAATTACTTACTACCTTTGTATGATGTAACTAAAAGTTTTAGAGCAAAAAGACTTGAAAAAGGATATGACTTTAGAACAAGCGAATTTAGACTAAAGCTTAAAAATGGACAGCTTTTTGGTATAGATGAAGAAGAATCAACAGCTTCACATCAATTGATAGAAGAGTGTATGCTTTTAGCAAATATTCAAGCTAGTAAAAAAGTAAATAGCATTGGAATTTTTAGAATACATGAAGAACCACCTTTTAAAGCCATATCTCAATTAGTAGATGATGTAAATATCTTAGGTGTTAAAGTAAAACTTAAAAGTGATGTGCATGATACAATTACTCATATTCAAGATAAAGCCTCTCATAGTGTATTAAGTGAAGAGATTGATGAGCTTATTATTCATGCACAAACACAAGCAAAATATAGCTCTAGAAATTTAGGGCACTTTGGTTTAGGCTTTAAGTCATATTCTCATTTTACTAGTCCTATTAGAAGGTATTCAGATTTAGTATTACATAGAATGCTAAAAAGTAAGAATACTCCTGAAAACATAGATGAGATTTGTGAGTATATCTCTACAAGAGAGCGTGAAGTTGATAAACTTGTTTGGGATTTTGAAGATAGAAAGTATGCTAGATGGGCAGAAAAAAATATTGGAACAGAAATAAAAGTAAAAGTTATTGATATTGAAAGGAATAAGGCTGTTTGTTATGATAAGGCTAAGGGAATGAAAGTTACTTTAGAAAACTATAAAGGACAGATTTTATATTCTAAATTAAGAGTGAAAATAAAAGAAGCTAATGTTCTTACAAAACAAATAATTGCTTCAATTAAGTATTAA
- the ilvC gene encoding ketol-acid reductoisomerase, translating to MALNVYYDKDCNIELVKSKKVAMIGFGSQGHAHAENLRDSGVEVVVGLRKNGSSWAKAEAKGFAVKTVAEATAEADIVMILLPDENQADIYANEIKPNLKADATLAFGHGFNIHYGRIAPEASNDVIMVAPKAPGHTVRSEFVKGGGIPDLIAIHQDASGSALELAKSYASAVGGGRTGIIETTFKDETETDLFGEQAVLCGGATALVQAGFETLTDAGYDPMMAYFECLHELKLIVDLMYEGGIADMRYSISNTAEYGDYIAGKRIINDESKAAMKELLTEIQDGRFAKDFILEGQAGYPRMNAERKNSRASKIEQTGAQLRSMMPWIASNKIVDLDKN from the coding sequence ATGGCATTAAATGTATACTACGACAAAGATTGTAATATTGAATTAGTTAAATCAAAAAAAGTAGCAATGATTGGTTTTGGATCACAAGGTCACGCACACGCAGAAAACTTAAGAGATTCTGGTGTTGAAGTTGTTGTTGGTTTAAGAAAAAATGGTTCTTCATGGGCTAAAGCTGAAGCTAAAGGTTTCGCTGTTAAAACTGTTGCTGAAGCAACTGCTGAAGCTGATATCGTAATGATTCTTTTACCAGATGAAAATCAAGCTGATATCTATGCAAACGAAATTAAGCCTAACTTAAAAGCTGATGCTACATTAGCATTTGGACACGGGTTTAACATTCACTATGGAAGAATTGCACCAGAAGCATCTAACGATGTAATTATGGTTGCTCCAAAAGCTCCAGGTCACACTGTAAGATCTGAGTTTGTTAAAGGTGGGGGAATTCCTGATCTTATCGCTATTCACCAAGATGCTTCTGGTTCTGCTTTAGAATTAGCTAAGTCTTACGCATCAGCTGTAGGTGGTGGAAGAACTGGTATTATTGAAACTACTTTCAAAGACGAAACTGAAACTGATTTATTCGGTGAGCAAGCTGTATTATGTGGTGGAGCTACTGCATTAGTTCAAGCTGGATTCGAAACATTAACTGACGCTGGTTATGATCCAATGATGGCTTACTTCGAGTGTTTACATGAGTTAAAATTAATCGTTGACTTAATGTATGAAGGTGGAATCGCTGATATGAGATATTCTATTTCTAACACTGCAGAGTACGGTGATTATATTGCTGGTAAAAGAATCATCAATGATGAGTCTAAAGCAGCTATGAAAGAATTATTAACTGAAATTCAAGATGGTAGATTTGCAAAAGACTTCATCTTAGAAGGTCAAGCTGGTTACCCAAGAATGAACGCTGAGAGAAAGAACTCTAGAGCTTCTAAAATTGAGCAAACTGGTGCACAATTAAGATCTATGATGCCTTGGATTGCATCTAACAAAATCGTAGACTTAGACAAAAACTAA
- a CDS encoding divergent polysaccharide deacetylase family protein, whose translation MTKKTRKKSPKKTKKNGSISKVKLINIFLLVFLFAFIASALSYFIMQNEKKDTPKNIVEEKSVKQFQEKKLDEFFKLEENPKDAFEEYTQEFNKDHIDKPIKTIKEEIKKKQEEIVTIEEKPLIKEVIKEEKKDDKSQFLKKSLYKYDGVSKPKIVIMIDDVSSTRQKKAILDIGYKVNMAFLPPTKGHPNSAKLAQDLPFHMIHFPMQASSKFKGPEKNTLKITHSYEHIEQRVKDLRKWYPNAVFTNNHTGSVFTQNEEAMDKLFRALKKYNFIFVDSRTTAKSVAKKMAKKYNMPYIVRNTFIDNKKEYAYIQNQLKKAIKIAKKRGYAIAIGHPHHMTIKVLRESKHLLKGLEPIFVNELPYL comes from the coding sequence ATGACTAAAAAAACAAGAAAAAAATCACCCAAAAAAACTAAAAAAAACGGTTCTATATCAAAAGTAAAACTAATAAATATATTTTTATTAGTATTTTTATTTGCATTTATAGCTTCAGCGCTTAGCTACTTTATTATGCAAAATGAAAAAAAAGATACTCCTAAAAATATTGTAGAAGAAAAAAGTGTTAAACAATTTCAAGAAAAAAAACTTGATGAGTTTTTTAAACTAGAAGAAAACCCAAAAGATGCCTTTGAAGAGTACACACAAGAGTTTAATAAAGACCACATAGATAAACCAATAAAAACTATTAAAGAAGAGATTAAAAAGAAACAAGAAGAAATAGTTACAATAGAAGAAAAGCCTTTAATCAAAGAAGTGATAAAGGAAGAAAAAAAAGATGACAAATCGCAGTTCTTAAAAAAATCTTTATATAAATATGATGGTGTAAGTAAACCTAAAATAGTAATTATGATTGATGATGTAAGTTCAACTAGACAAAAAAAAGCTATTTTAGATATAGGATATAAAGTAAATATGGCCTTTTTACCACCAACAAAGGGTCATCCAAACTCAGCGAAACTTGCTCAAGACTTACCTTTTCATATGATTCATTTTCCTATGCAAGCTTCAAGTAAATTTAAAGGTCCAGAAAAAAATACCTTAAAAATAACTCACTCTTACGAACATATAGAACAAAGAGTTAAAGACTTAAGAAAATGGTATCCAAATGCAGTTTTTACTAACAATCATACAGGTTCAGTATTTACACAAAATGAAGAAGCTATGGATAAACTATTTAGAGCTTTAAAAAAGTATAACTTTATCTTTGTAGATAGTAGAACAACAGCAAAATCAGTTGCTAAAAAAATGGCTAAAAAATATAATATGCCTTATATTGTAAGAAACACTTTTATAGATAATAAAAAAGAGTATGCTTATATTCAAAACCAACTAAAAAAAGCTATTAAAATAGCTAAAAAGAGAGGTTATGCCATAGCTATTGGGCATCCTCACCATATGACTATAAAAGTTTTAAGAGAATCAAAACACCTACTTAAAGGACTAGAGCCAATTTTTGTAAACGAATTGCCTTATTTATAA
- a CDS encoding DNA-processing protein DprA has protein sequence MIKTIDLKIPQLENMKKYPENLFYIGNTQLIQTPMVSIVGTRKPNSYTKEFTHKLSSKLSLHGITIVSGAAMGVDAIAHKACQEYRTIAVVVTYNNKLKYTTTNLNIQR, from the coding sequence ATGATTAAAACCATTGATTTAAAAATCCCCCAACTTGAAAATATGAAAAAGTATCCAGAAAATCTTTTTTATATAGGAAATACCCAACTTATTCAAACCCCTATGGTTTCCATAGTAGGTACACGAAAACCAAATTCTTACACTAAAGAGTTTACACATAAACTATCATCAAAGTTATCTTTACATGGTATAACTATTGTAAGTGGTGCTGCTATGGGTGTAGATGCTATTGCTCATAAAGCTTGTCAAGAGTATAGAACAATTGCAGTTGTTGTAACTTACAACAACAAACTTAAATATACAACAACAAACTTAAATATACAAAGGTAA
- a CDS encoding GTP pyrophosphokinase, with product MTEQEFIKKYEEESELYFNWGSFILKEIKVKAKANNLSFQIEPKVRIKDTLSLIAKAYYRNKNYKNPYLEITDKVGIRFVLLLNSEIHILDDIITKSDSRWVCSKDRDFEKERLDEPLAFDYQSMHYILTANLDIEYNNVIIPKGTTCEVQVRTLLQHAYSELSHSRVYKPSFDPDAKVKRVVAKSMAFLEATDDYFEEVNKQMNEIAAFNSLQKLTLLLEKTIGKEVTISEKYNYFIMDSFAEEFNNNSIDISSYEEYKKLVKKTFNKTFLNSQPIIFFIYYMIINKRSTLIKKWPLTKEELRPLFVQIGVSVNDLG from the coding sequence GTGACGGAACAAGAGTTTATAAAAAAATATGAAGAAGAGTCTGAACTTTATTTTAATTGGGGTAGTTTTATACTAAAAGAAATAAAAGTAAAAGCAAAAGCAAATAATTTAAGTTTTCAAATAGAACCAAAAGTTAGAATAAAAGATACGCTATCTTTAATTGCAAAAGCTTACTATAGAAACAAAAACTATAAAAATCCATATCTTGAAATTACTGATAAAGTAGGTATTCGTTTTGTTTTATTATTGAATAGTGAAATTCATATTCTCGATGATATAATTACAAAATCAGATTCAAGATGGGTTTGCTCAAAAGATAGAGATTTCGAAAAGGAAAGACTTGATGAACCATTAGCATTTGACTATCAATCAATGCATTATATATTAACAGCAAACTTGGATATTGAATACAATAATGTTATAATACCTAAAGGTACAACATGTGAAGTTCAAGTAAGAACTCTACTTCAACATGCATATAGTGAACTCTCTCATAGTAGAGTCTATAAACCAAGTTTTGATCCTGATGCAAAGGTTAAAAGAGTTGTAGCTAAAAGTATGGCTTTTTTAGAAGCAACTGATGATTATTTTGAAGAAGTGAATAAACAAATGAATGAAATTGCTGCTTTTAATTCCTTACAAAAACTAACACTATTATTAGAAAAGACAATAGGTAAAGAAGTAACTATTTCTGAAAAATATAATTATTTTATTATGGACTCTTTTGCAGAAGAATTTAATAATAACTCAATTGACATATCTAGTTATGAAGAATATAAAAAACTAGTAAAAAAAACGTTTAATAAAACCTTTTTAAATTCACAACCTATAATATTTTTCATCTATTATATGATAATTAATAAAAGGTCTACTTTAATAAAAAAATGGCCATTAACAAAAGAAGAATTAAGACCGCTATTTGTTCAAATAGGTGTATCTGTAAATGATTTGGGTTAA
- a CDS encoding nucleoid-associated protein: MPLHEFTNLNIDRIITHEIFQRNEQREIVTPNISTALTNLDDDGKEELATRIIEAVGKDSKSIEMDIENKEDNSVYSHIKSILENNSQNNFIEKSANIANNLARAQTARNLPGGIVVVIDGVTSLDENKYVAIIKAELQGGFQKSNNNTITYVRDLLLTPQQKLYKIGIFMESETNNDLRAFVYDFNMSRSEENGMALYFYDRFLGCKISHTDKYLTSKFYHEAKKFIDNNFDEEDTLDMHTHLYSYLKSESATINVTEFADQYIAEDIKRNEFNNHLQNVVGKEDFNRTITKDITDIKSKLRIRKVTFSNKVKISAPSEAFDENVQIIDEFERDNKFITSIEIAGKISGLDK; encoded by the coding sequence ATGCCACTACATGAATTTACAAATTTGAATATAGATAGAATTATTACACATGAGATATTTCAAAGAAATGAACAAAGAGAAATTGTAACACCAAATATATCAACTGCACTAACAAACTTAGATGATGATGGAAAAGAAGAGTTAGCTACGAGAATAATAGAAGCTGTTGGTAAAGATTCTAAATCAATTGAGATGGATATTGAAAATAAAGAAGATAATTCAGTATACAGTCATATTAAAAGCATTTTAGAGAACAATTCTCAAAATAATTTTATTGAGAAATCAGCCAACATAGCTAACAACTTGGCAAGAGCACAAACTGCAAGAAATTTGCCAGGTGGAATTGTTGTTGTAATTGATGGAGTTACAAGTTTAGATGAAAATAAATATGTCGCAATTATTAAAGCTGAGCTTCAAGGTGGATTTCAAAAATCAAACAATAATACAATTACGTACGTTAGAGACTTATTATTAACTCCTCAACAAAAGTTATATAAAATTGGTATATTTATGGAATCTGAGACAAATAATGATTTGCGTGCATTTGTTTATGATTTTAATATGTCTAGATCAGAAGAGAATGGAATGGCACTCTACTTTTATGATAGATTTTTAGGATGTAAGATCTCACATACAGATAAATATCTTACAAGTAAATTCTATCATGAGGCAAAAAAGTTTATAGATAACAATTTTGATGAAGAAGATACTTTAGATATGCATACCCATTTATATTCATATTTAAAATCTGAATCTGCAACTATAAACGTAACTGAGTTTGCAGATCAATACATTGCAGAAGATATCAAAAGAAATGAGTTCAATAATCATTTACAAAATGTTGTAGGAAAAGAAGATTTTAATAGAACAATTACAAAAGATATAACTGATATTAAATCAAAACTTCGTATTAGAAAAGTAACATTCTCAAATAAAGTAAAAATTTCAGCTCCTTCTGAAGCGTTTGATGAGAATGTACAAATAATTGATGAATTTGAAAGAGATAATAAATTTATTACAAGTATTGAAATTGCAGGTAAAATTAGTGGACTTGATAAGTGA
- a CDS encoding putative phage abortive infection protein translates to MNSQDEQVKEIKSPFKRYIIIAGIMILIVLILYFSKFGFYKLSSNQGDWGTFGDFVGGSLNPLLAFLSLIALLTTIKIQTQELSETRKEIRASSRALQDQSESAKLQIFENTFFKMIDVHNSIVLNLSLKKFNVSKYVDNKFMVKFIDNFIELERNEDSKDRDTIRQLHDICKSYTKLNLFSKEAQYEKFYNYYEDKISNYYGFIYQILKFIKDEEDNNQDFKSKKYVYLFRSLFSKSELTLLAYHCLSKIGRKKFKSLLEHFEFFEHLPIKYLDDNLISKFDKNIFGKSDKWKKYLENKQNKFKDEYATT, encoded by the coding sequence ATGAATAGTCAAGATGAACAAGTTAAAGAAATAAAAAGCCCTTTTAAAAGATATATTATAATTGCCGGAATAATGATTTTAATTGTTCTAATATTATATTTTTCTAAGTTTGGATTCTATAAATTATCTTCTAACCAAGGTGATTGGGGTACATTTGGAGATTTTGTAGGTGGATCACTTAATCCACTTTTAGCTTTTTTAAGTCTTATAGCTCTTTTAACCACAATTAAAATTCAAACTCAAGAATTAAGTGAAACTAGAAAAGAAATTAGAGCTTCTTCTCGTGCTTTACAAGATCAAAGTGAATCAGCAAAACTTCAGATATTTGAAAATACATTTTTTAAAATGATAGATGTTCATAATTCAATTGTATTAAATTTATCATTAAAAAAATTTAATGTTTCTAAATATGTAGATAATAAATTTATGGTTAAATTTATTGACAACTTCATAGAACTTGAAAGAAATGAAGATTCAAAAGATAGAGATACAATAAGACAACTTCATGATATATGTAAATCTTATACAAAGTTAAACTTATTTTCTAAAGAAGCACAATATGAAAAATTTTATAATTATTATGAGGATAAAATTAGCAATTATTATGGCTTCATATATCAAATTTTAAAATTCATTAAAGATGAAGAAGATAATAATCAAGATTTTAAATCTAAAAAATATGTTTATCTTTTTAGGTCTTTATTCTCAAAATCAGAACTTACTTTACTTGCATATCATTGCTTAAGTAAAATAGGAAGAAAAAAATTTAAATCTTTACTAGAACACTTTGAGTTTTTTGAGCATTTGCCAATTAAATACTTAGATGATAACCTAATAAGTAAATTTGATAAAAATATTTTTGGTAAAAGTGATAAATGGAAAAAATATTTAGAAAATAAACAAAATAAATTTAAGGATGAGTATGCCACTACATGA
- a CDS encoding recombinase family protein, with the protein MNVGYARVSTSSQNLENQIDQLKSSGCEKFFSEKRSEKNESDREQFNIMMDFVREGDVLYITKLDRLARSVIDLPNIAKFLESKDVNLRVLHQNIDTTSPAGRLLFTMLGAIAEFERDLINERVREGIEAAKKKAVQFGRKAILSTKERNIIYKQREKRKPVAFCPRFFM; encoded by the coding sequence ATGAATGTAGGTTATGCAAGAGTTTCAACTTCAAGCCAAAATCTTGAGAATCAAATTGATCAACTCAAGAGTTCAGGCTGTGAAAAGTTCTTCTCAGAAAAAAGATCAGAAAAGAATGAATCAGATCGTGAACAGTTTAATATTATGATGGATTTTGTAAGGGAAGGAGATGTACTTTATATTACAAAACTTGACAGACTAGCAAGGTCTGTAATAGACCTTCCTAATATTGCAAAGTTTTTAGAGAGCAAAGATGTAAATCTTAGAGTATTACATCAAAATATTGATACAACATCTCCAGCAGGTAGATTATTATTTACAATGTTAGGTGCTATTGCAGAATTTGAACGTGATTTAATAAATGAACGTGTTAGAGAAGGAATTGAAGCTGCAAAGAAAAAAGCTGTTCAATTTGGTAGAAAAGCTATTCTTAGTACTAAAGAAAGGAATATTATATACAAACAGCGTGAAAAAAGAAAACCTGTTGCATTCTGTCCAAGATTTTTCATGTAG
- a CDS encoding TniQ family protein: MISKNLKPASLKDKFFLIIPSVLHDESFLSWFARTSYLHYIHPQTFLNTHFGLEYRDIFKRDLDVALNNDLIKIFTKKTRNKIDISSLTLGKYTGYLYEDEIVNATNKMFISNMKFCPICLKKDKIPYFRQTWKLIFITVCAKHNCFLYDVCPECNSKVSLTKMYQNKKSFLYCHKCGFDLRKSKIQILKRDLINGINAQNKLMNILKKGYIKFEDRWVYSFVFFITIIQITKLILLRKHSYFVNKNPLFKILKNKLAEHIKISPPVFNRLNNQELFALFGLIMDIFDNYPKNFKSFINKNQLTYWDMVKEIKYLSFWYDTLVNDTTPRYSAFGDMITKEEIENAKKYFKRNNINISKANLQRLFKTRNYFFKLKEI, encoded by the coding sequence ATGATAAGTAAAAACCTAAAACCGGCAAGTTTAAAAGACAAGTTTTTTTTAATTATTCCTAGTGTATTGCATGATGAAAGCTTTTTGTCATGGTTTGCAAGAACTTCTTATTTACACTATATTCACCCTCAAACGTTTTTAAATACTCATTTTGGATTAGAATATAGAGATATATTCAAGCGTGATCTAGATGTTGCATTAAATAATGATTTAATTAAAATATTTACAAAAAAAACAAGAAATAAAATTGATATTTCATCTTTAACCTTAGGTAAATATACAGGATATTTATATGAAGATGAAATAGTAAATGCAACCAATAAAATGTTTATTTCAAATATGAAGTTTTGTCCAATATGCCTTAAAAAAGATAAAATTCCTTATTTTAGACAAACTTGGAAATTAATATTTATTACAGTTTGTGCAAAACATAATTGCTTTTTATACGATGTATGTCCTGAATGTAATAGTAAAGTTTCTCTTACTAAAATGTATCAGAATAAAAAAAGTTTTCTATATTGTCATAAATGTGGATTTGATTTGAGAAAATCAAAAATACAAATTTTAAAAAGAGATTTAATAAACGGGATAAATGCTCAAAACAAATTAATGAATATTTTAAAAAAAGGTTATATAAAATTTGAAGATAGATGGGTATACTCTTTTGTGTTTTTTATAACAATAATACAAATTACAAAATTAATACTTTTAAGAAAACACTCATATTTTGTAAATAAGAATCCATTATTTAAAATTTTAAAAAATAAATTAGCTGAACATATTAAAATATCACCACCAGTTTTTAATCGATTAAATAATCAAGAACTTTTTGCTTTATTTGGATTAATAATGGATATTTTTGATAATTATCCAAAAAATTTTAAAAGTTTTATTAACAAGAATCAATTAACATATTGGGATATGGTAAAAGAAATTAAATATTTATCATTTTGGTATGATACTTTAGTTAATGATACAACTCCTAGATATTCTGCTTTTGGAGATATGATTACAAAAGAAGAGATTGAGAATGCCAAAAAATATTTCAAAAGAAATAATATTAATATTTCAAAAGCAAATCTACAAAGACTTTTTAAGACAAGAAACTATTTTTTTAAACTGAAAGAGATTTAA